A single Populus alba chromosome 7, ASM523922v2, whole genome shotgun sequence DNA region contains:
- the LOC118049659 gene encoding small GTPase LIP1: MFWRHRERENKDQNGGPPCGQVRVLVVGDSGVGKTSLVHLIVKGSSSARPPQTIGCTVGVKHISYGNSSSSSSNIKGDSERDFFVELWDVSGHDRYKDCRSLFYSQINGVIFVHDLSQRRTKTSLQKWASEIAATGTFSAPLSSGGPGGLPVPYIVIGNKSDVAAKEGTRGSSGNLVDAARQWVEKQGLLPSSEEIPLTESFPGNGGLIAAAKEARYDKEAMVKFFRTLIRRRYFSDELPAPSPWSAYPVQRSVKRLDENTSDEDPFYKTTSFAGNPYKYNTLPPLPAQRNLTPPPTLYPQQPVSVTESYSIPRFTLTGSQEISNTARLKRMDINV, translated from the exons ATGTTTTGGAGGCACCGTGAGAGAGaaaacaaggaccaaaatgGTGGACCACCTTGTGGTCAGGTTCGAGTTCTTGTTGTTGGTGACTCag GTGTGGGTAAAACCTCACTTGTTCATCTTATTGTCAAAGGCTCCTCCTCCGCTCGCCCTCCTCAAACAATTGGATGTACAGTTGGTGTGAAG CACATTTCTTATGGTAATTCCAGTAGCTCATCAAGCAATATTAAAGGTGATTCTGAGAGAGATTTCTTCGTTGAACTCTGGGACGTGTCAGGTCATGACCGATACAAAGATTGCCGGTCTCTATTCTATTCTCAAATTAATG GAGTTATTTTTGTTCATGATCTCTCCCAGAGAAGGACCAAAACAAGCTTGCAGAAATGGGCATCTGAGATTGCTGCAACTGGAACATTTTCAGCTCCTCTAAGTTCTGGAGGTCCTGGTGGTCTTCCTGTCCCATATATTGTTATCGGTAACAAATCTGATGTTGCTGCCAAAGAGGGTACAAGGGGAAGCAGTGGCAACCTTGTTGATGCAGCACGACAGTGGGTTGAGAAGCAGGGTCTGCTTCCTTCCAGTGAGGAAATTCCATTGACAGAAAGTTTTCCTGGAAACGGAGGTCTTATTGCA GCTGCCAAAGAAGCAAGGTATGACAAAGAAGCTATGGTAAAATTTTTTCGAACA TTGATCAGGAGAAGATATTTTTCAGACGAACTACCTGCACCAAGTCCATGGTCTGCTTATCCAGTTCAGAGATCTGTCAAACGTTTAGATGAAAATACAAGTGACGAGGATCCATTTTACAAGACTACAAG CTTCGCAGGCAATCCTTACAAATACAATACGCTCCCTCCCCTGCCTGCTCAACGAAATCTTACACCACCTCCAACACTTTACCCACAGCAGCCGGTTTCAGTTACAGAGAGTTACAGCATTCCAAGATTTACCCTGACTGGCTCTCAAGAAATAAGCAACACTGCAAGATTGAAGCGAATGGATATTAATGTTTGA